The sequence GATCTCAGAATGTGAGCATATCTTGAAAATCTTCATTGATCAATACAATATCAAAGGAAAGGCCAAACTGGACAGTCTAAAAAAGCGCTACAACACACCAAAGTATAAACATATTCAATTTTTAAAAAATCAATTTTATATCGATCTGAAAAAATACGGCAGACAGTATATTGCGGTCAAGGACAAACACAGCCATACAATTGTATATATTAATTGCTTTTGCAACCCATCTGAGTTTTCCTATAGAAAACAAGAATGGGTTCAGGTTGAAGACGGAGGAAATTGTTTCTTCCAAATTAAAATCGATCTGAACGATAAAAAGGTCATCGATTACAAAGAAAATGGTGTAGCATAAACACGTCGTACCTAAAGGCACTCCGATTTCTGATGAAGCATTTCGTTCTATAAACCTTACGTACCTAACGGCACTGAACCTGCAAAATCCAGCAAACAAAAATCCCGTTAGGGATGAAAGGCTTATAGAAACTAATACGCACCAAAGAAACATAGTCCCATCGGGACGACACATAATAATAACCTTACAAAACACAATACCAATGTCTATTCCAACCAGCAGAACCAAAGAACAGGCCAGGGTACTAATCGACGAAAACCTTTGCAACGGATGCGGCCTGTGCGTCAGTGTGTGTAAAGATTTCAGTCTGGAAATAGTTGACAAGAAAGTCCGGTTGGCCGACACGGCCGTATTCGGATGCATCGGCTGCGGGCATTGCATGATGGTGTGTCCACAAGAAGCTATCACCATCGAAGGACGTTGCATGAGTAAGGAGGACCTTTTTGATCTTCCAGCTCAAGAGACGGCCTGCGATTTCTCCTCTTTCCGTAGCCTGTTGACCCGAAGACGCAGCATCCGCGAGTTCAAGGATATTCCGGTCGACAAGGCATTGATTGAACAGGTGATCGTAGCCGCACAAACGGCTCCAATGGGCTTACCTCCCTCCGACGTGCATGTGCTTGTGCTCGACACCAAGGAGAAAGTCCACGCCTTTGCCGCCGATTTCACCGCTTATCTCGAGAAACTGAAATGGCTCACTTCGGGCTGGTTTCTGGCTCTGATGCGCCCGTTCTGGGGTAAAGCCAACAACGAACTGTTTCGCGGATTTGTCAAACCCTGTCTGAAAGTGTACACGGAACGGATGAAGAACGGCGAGAACGTGATCAATTACGATGCGCCGGTTGCACTCTATTTTTACGGATCTCCTTATAGTGATCCGGCCGATCCATTGGTAGCGGCCACCTACGCCATGCTCGCTGCCGAAAGCCTCGGGCTGGGTACCTGCATGTTGGGAGCCGTGCATCCGCTCATTCAGAATGGGAAAGCGGCCCAACGTTTTCGGGAACAACACGGTATCCGCTACGCGAGCCGCGAAGGTGTTTTTGTCATTATGGGACATCCCGCCATCCATTACAAAAAAGGAGTGAAGCGCACATTCGCATCGGTCGATTGGAGATAAATTGGTAATAGTGTCGTGCCTAACGGCACTAAACGATCAAGATACGGCAAGCGAAAATCCCGTTAGGGATGAAAGGTTTATAAAAATGACATCGAACTATATGAACTCAGTCTCGTAGGGACGACAAAAACAACAACGCATGAAAAAACTGCTGATCTATTTATTTGTGCTGCTACTGGTAGCCTGTGGCAGTAAAAAAAGCGATATTCCGGTACCGGAAAACGCCACGCAATATACCTTCTCGTTGCCGCATCAAATCGAGTTTGGGGTTGCCAGCGGAAGCTATGTGGTCATCTACCAGTATGCCCAGCCACTCGATACAGCATTTTACTATAGCAACATTGTTAACATCGGAAAAGACACCATCGTTTACGCTCAGGCTCGCTCCTTACCGGATGAAACAGGCCGACGGTTCGACTCCAAAACAAAAGCGATGAGTGGCAACGTGACGGCGTTGGTTTTGTACGATGGCAAAAAGTTTCATTACCTGAAACCGCCCTATTTCGATCCTTATTTTTCAGCATTTTCTGTCGAGGGGCAGGAACTTTACTATTGGGGAATCAATAAAGACAACGCCAAAACCTATGCCTGCCGTTACAACCTGAGAACAGGAGCGACTAAAGCCATTTACCTTATAGTGGATGAAGGAACCGACTATTTCGGAGCATTCTATCCGCCTCGTATTGACGAATCGGGCATTCTATTCAAAGAAGATATTGGTAACCAGTGGGTATTCAACAAAGCATTCGACCAGATGCTGAAACGCATGGTTCGTCCGGAAGCCGAAGAAGAAAAGGATTCGGTAAAAACAGAGACAGCTTTATTTAAAATCTGAAAACATGACCTATTCAAACTTATTCAAATCAAATACTAAGATCCAATTCCTTGTTCTGATATTATTAGGATTTATCGGATTTACATCTGCTTTTGCCAAAGAGTTTCAAACCGACTTAAACGGATTCCGACTCAAACAATTCCGAA comes from Paludibacter jiangxiensis and encodes:
- a CDS encoding nitroreductase family protein, with the protein product MSIPTSRTKEQARVLIDENLCNGCGLCVSVCKDFSLEIVDKKVRLADTAVFGCIGCGHCMMVCPQEAITIEGRCMSKEDLFDLPAQETACDFSSFRSLLTRRRSIREFKDIPVDKALIEQVIVAAQTAPMGLPPSDVHVLVLDTKEKVHAFAADFTAYLEKLKWLTSGWFLALMRPFWGKANNELFRGFVKPCLKVYTERMKNGENVINYDAPVALYFYGSPYSDPADPLVAATYAMLAAESLGLGTCMLGAVHPLIQNGKAAQRFREQHGIRYASREGVFVIMGHPAIHYKKGVKRTFASVDWR